The genomic interval TTACTCATATGCCATTTACCACGATATTGCACATCATAGCCTTCATTCCAGAGCACATTCATAATGTTGGGCAATGATGTACTTAGGGTTGGCTCTGCGGGCGACAAGGGGCCCCCTATGGTCAGCGTTTGGGAAACCATATGTTTGGCCGGATATATGCCGGTAAATAAGGTAGCCCGGCTGGGTGAACACATGCAGGTGTTACAGAAAGCCCTGTCGAAGCTAAACCCGTTCTTTTTGAGGAAAGTAAGTGTTGGAAGGTTCTGCGCTTCCCATCCTGGCGGGAAATGTTGTGTGGCCCGCTGTTCGTCAGTAATGATCAGGACGATGTCCGGCTGTTCGCCAAGTTGTGCTAACTTTTCTTTGAAGTTCATGGTGTAACGTGTTTTTATTAGGAAATATGGAATAAATCAGATGATGTTGGGGCGTTGTTCACCGTGGTGTGGGCATTTGAATCCTGCCAATACCTACTTATTACATTTATGCATGAAGAATTAAAATAAACTATAACATTTTGACCTGTTCCAGGCTGAAGGGATTACATCAATTAATTAAGACGTCAGGTATAATTAGAATTGTCTCTCCGGGAAGGATACGGTCTCTCTCTTAGATTTCATAGTATTCCCGGCATGCTTTGCTCTCTGCATTGAATACACTCCTTTACTAACCAAATAGTTTCGCTTTTGTTTAAAAAAGATACATCAAAAAGGAAACTTGTCTTTTAAATGCTTTCATAACAGGGATGTTGGTTAACTGTATAAAACCGATTACAGTAAGGAGAATGGTACTTAGGTTTGATTTTGTTAATTTTACCGGATGAACAGACATCCTGAATGCGAAGCTGCCGCCTTTCGTTCTTCCGATTTGAAACTGAAAGGCTTTAAAGTGCATGAGATCACCGGGCCTGCCTATGCGGCACTCTCGTATGGCAGACGGGACTTTTATAAAATAGTGCTGGCTACGGGGCATATGAACATCTGCTATGGCGATAAAACGATCAATATCGACGATACATTCCTGTTTTTTGGTAATCCGCATATCCCCTATTCCACAGAACACCTCTCTCCCGAACAAAAAGGTTATGCCTGCCTGTTCACAGAAGAATTTATCGGCAGCAGGGAACGTAAGGAAAACCTGCTGAACGCCTCTATATTCCGTATTGACGGTATACCCGTCATTCCCGTAAGCAGCGAGCAGGCAGCGTTTATCGAAGGGCTTTATAAAAGGATGTTATCCGTATACAGCGGCGAGTACGACCGGAAAGACGAAATGCTCAGAAGCTGCATAGACCTCATCATCCACGAAGCACTGAGAATGCAGCCGCAACACGCACTGAAACAAAGGAATGCTGCCGCGCGGATCACTTCTTTATTTACAGACCTGCTGGAAAAACAATTCCCGATAGAGACCGCAGCAGATCCTCTCACACTAAGGACAGCCCAGGACTTTGCAGAAAGCCTCTCTGTTCATGTAAACTATCTCAACCGTTCAGTAAAGGAAATTACCGGCAAACCCATCTCTGTACATATTGCCGAGCGCATCGCCACAGAGGCAAAAGCCCTTTTGCAACATACCAACTGGAGTATAGCCGACATCGCCTATGCCCTGGGCTTTGAATACCCAAGCTATTTTAATAACTACTTCAAACGCGTAAGCGGCATCACACCCAATTCCTTTAGAAAGACTAAAGGGAAAGTATGAAAATCATAATTTTTCGTTTGATTCTCTTTAAAATTGAACGCTGCTTAAGCGGAGCTTTGTATGCATAAATCAAGTGAGCGATCAGTCACCAGGACTGATCTTACATTAAACTTAATAATACAAGCATCATGGAAAAAGAAGCATCAAATGGATCAGCAACATCAGCAATAACTGCAGGCCGGAATACAGCCATCGGCACACCAGCCCGCGTCATATCGGTAAGCCCTGTTACACTGCCTGTTCCCGGGCGTGGCGCAGACCTGCAGGTGCGGGTATCAGCACCGGTTAGCGGTACACAGTTGCCGATCATTGTGTTTGCACACGGCTATGGCTCTTCATTAGACGGCTATGCGCCACTCGTGAATTTCTGGGCAGCCCGTGGATTCGTCGTTATACAGCCCACCTTTCTTGACTCAAGAACACTCGCTATCAGTCCCGAAGATCCACGCACACCGCTTATCTGGCGCTTCCGCGTGGAAGATATGAAGCGCATCCTGGATCATCTTGATCTTTTTATAGACGCCCTTCCCGGCCTGAAAGAACGCGTTGACCAAAGCCGCATTGCAGCAGTTGGTCATTCCTTCGGTGCGCAGACAACGGGTATGTTATTAGGTGCAAGGGTAATTGGCCCGGATGGCAAGCCGGGAGAAGACATGTCCGACCCGCGGATCAAGGCTGGCGTATTGCTTTGCGCAGGTGGCCGCGGCGGTGAAGACCTCACTCCTTTCGCAGCGGAGCATTTTCCTTTTATGAACCCCAGCTATGCAGAGATGACAACGCCGACACTCGTGGTTTGGGGCGACAAAGATGATTCTTTCCTCAGCGTTCGCGGACCGGAGTGGTTTACGGATGCGTATACACTGAGCACCGGGCCTAAAGCACTGCTTACCCTGTTTGGCGGCGAGCACCTGCTGGGTGGTATTTCCGGATACCTGGTAACGGAAACATCAGACGAGAATCCTGCGCGTGTGGCCACGGTACAACAGCTTACATGGGCCTATCTCCGCAGTCAGCTCTATCCCGGCGATACTGCATGGCCGGCAGCATGTGCTGCGCTGATGGAAAACCCGGAACGGAACGGGAGTGTTGAAGAGAAAGCATGATATTTAAAACACAAACAGCTGGTGGTACTCCCACCAGCTGTCTGAAAATATACCTGATACTTCTTACTTCATCTTCGAATTGATCTTGCCCAGTGCAGATGCAAGATGGCTAATAGATTGCTGCAGACGGTCGTATGCCACACCCGCATCCAGTGCCAGGTCCCGTTTACTTACATCCAGGCCCGCCAGGAATGCCTCCAGGTTAGACAGGAACTGGGTGCCATCACTGTTCAATACATTAAATATCTTGTCGTTCAGGCGGTCTCCCTCTGCCCGTAATTCATTATTGGTAAGGTCAGTAACATTGCGCATCTGCCTGATCACATCCCCCATCTGCGTCTTCAATGCCTCCAGGTTGTCCGGGTCCTTCTTGCCGGGAGCCATATTATTACGGAAAATGTTGTCAGAGAGATTTTTCCGCGTCTTCATGTAAGTGGTGAGATCCCGCTTCAGGGCTTCAAAGCTGCGGTTCAATTCTTCTCCTTTCTCCCTGGTGAAATATTTGTCAACATCAGCATCAAGGTGCTTGGTCCAGTTGAGCAGGCTCATGGAAACATCTACCACCGGTAAGGTCTGAGCGAAACTATTGGTGGCAGACAATAAAACGATAGCAAGCGTTAAAATACGGAAGACCATTTTCTATTGAAAATAAATAATTTATAAAATACAGCTGAATAACGTCCGGTTATTTATTATATTTTAAAAAAGACTTTTTTATTTCACGTATTACAAATAATTAAAATACTATATATTTGCGCCGGAAATACGCGAATGCTTAATCTTTTCAGTTAACATAAACCCATTACAACACTTTAACCTTTAAATATAAATCTGAATTTACACAAAAACCTATGAAGAAACTGTTATTAAGTGCGGCCGCACTTGTAGTATTATTTGCTGCCTGCAGCAAAGATGACGACAACAAACCTGAATCTGCAAAAAAGTATCTGCTGCATATTGTATCTGATGAAGACAGCGTGGAAGTAACATACGATGCTGCCTACAACATGAAAAAAATAGGCGCCTATGGTAGCTCAAAAGAAATTTCGGAGCTGACCTATGAAAATGGCAGGCTTACAAAGAAGAGCAGCAGCCGCAACGACGGTCCGGTGCAATTGCTGCAGACTTTTGACTACAATAGCACAGGTAACCTGTTGAGGGTAAACAACTATAATTCAGATGGCTTCAGATCCCGCTACGATAGTCTGACTTACGATG from Chitinophaga filiformis carries:
- a CDS encoding helix-turn-helix domain-containing protein — encoded protein: MNRHPECEAAAFRSSDLKLKGFKVHEITGPAYAALSYGRRDFYKIVLATGHMNICYGDKTINIDDTFLFFGNPHIPYSTEHLSPEQKGYACLFTEEFIGSRERKENLLNASIFRIDGIPVIPVSSEQAAFIEGLYKRMLSVYSGEYDRKDEMLRSCIDLIIHEALRMQPQHALKQRNAAARITSLFTDLLEKQFPIETAADPLTLRTAQDFAESLSVHVNYLNRSVKEITGKPISVHIAERIATEAKALLQHTNWSIADIAYALGFEYPSYFNNYFKRVSGITPNSFRKTKGKV
- a CDS encoding alpha/beta hydrolase family protein; its protein translation is MEKEASNGSATSAITAGRNTAIGTPARVISVSPVTLPVPGRGADLQVRVSAPVSGTQLPIIVFAHGYGSSLDGYAPLVNFWAARGFVVIQPTFLDSRTLAISPEDPRTPLIWRFRVEDMKRILDHLDLFIDALPGLKERVDQSRIAAVGHSFGAQTTGMLLGARVIGPDGKPGEDMSDPRIKAGVLLCAGGRGGEDLTPFAAEHFPFMNPSYAEMTTPTLVVWGDKDDSFLSVRGPEWFTDAYTLSTGPKALLTLFGGEHLLGGISGYLVTETSDENPARVATVQQLTWAYLRSQLYPGDTAWPAACAALMENPERNGSVEEKA